The DNA window ATAGTTTCTAGTACTTTAATAATATATCAACGTAATAGTCTCGCTTACTGTATATCAATTACTGGTCTCACTGTGAGTAGAGGTAGTGGAATCTGGCTATCTGGAAGTTAATTAACCTGTCTCTATCAAAAATACTAATCTAATAGTAATTGGGGATGGGTTGATTTTAAAAACTATGTAATATTGCCTTGTTAGATGACAGTGGAGCTttagatttctttgaaaaatccTAGTGTAAATCTTTGTACACATGGACatggatattttatttaaaaatttaactgaAGTTCCCTTATTACTTCTTAGGAGTTTTTATGGTTAAACCTTAGTTTCAAAAGTTCAACTTTTCATGAGGGTGAAGGAACATGAGGAACAGAACGACATCCCTCTATGTTGGTAGTTAACATTTGTAGCTATAAAACGGTGGAATTGCTACCTCCAATTCTTGTTACAGTCAGAACTTCTGGACATAATACAAATAGATGGTACATAAGAGGAGTACAAGTTCCAGGAAGACTGCGCTGCTTACACAAATGCAGAATGTTCTTTACATCTTTGCTACTTATAAAGGCTTTTGAGTAAACAGAAGGAAATTGCTGGCTGGAGATACTCAGAAGCAGGGCCAGCTTCTGTCCTCTTCGGTCACGGTGGACAGTACACAGGAACTCAGTGAGCCCCACGAGAGGTCTCATGAACAATCTCACGTAAACCTGGGTAAAGCTTTCAATATGTGTAATCTATTTCAATGAATACATCCAGGAAGTTAGATTCTAATTCTTTAGGTTTGTCATCCCATTAATTGTTAGTATTGTAATGTGAACAACTCATTTAATAACGCTTTACATTTTacaagcaggaggaggaagactCAGATGAAGACCATTCTCAAAGCAGCCATGAGTTATCATCTGGCCCAATATCTTGCCTCCCTGTTGATGAGCACCTGTGTTACTCTCAGGCGGAGAGTGAGCCTGCATATGTTTCACCTCTggatgaaaaaaaagttttcaggcAAACAGCCTTGTCAATGTCCAATTTACATGAGGCAACAATGTaagttctgtctttttttattcttgaatgttttaaaatatttcatgtagaCTTTGTAAATGAAGCATGACCCATACTTACTGCATAGGAATATTCTTTGCCAAAGGAGTGattcaatgttttcttttgggAGAAAAGAGGCAGAGGATAGTTGTTGCTCGGGCAGCATACCTGTGGTTCGAGCTATTGATTCAAACAACTTTGTGCCAAGGCCATGAAGAGAAAGGTGGGGGAATGTAAGCAGACAGGAGAAATAACTACATATACAGAGTGGTAGATACGATGTAATGACATAGCAAAGGTACATGGACCTACCTATAATTTCTGCAAAATTTTTAGATACCTAACTACTTACATTCTTACAAAGCAGTCATAAAACAAAGCAGAGTTCGGCCAAGCAGGGTAGTCTGctcctctgtgtgtgcatgctggGAGTGACTGTGAGTGATGTAAAACTGCCAGACACATGAGGCATATGAACAGCACCAGGTGACTGAGTGAAGGAGCACACAATACATGGGAGGCCGCTGAATGCCTGTATACTCAATTTCTTGCTTGCATAGGAATACTCATTAGTGCCTGGATGCCCAGAGAACTTAGCCACCCCCCTCCTACACTCTgttataaaaccaaaataaagtcGCCCTCCTCATTTGTAGTTAAGAATTTCAGGCTGCATGAGACAACAAATCTCAAGATGCACATGGGCTGTCATCACTCAACCCTGAAACCTTGCGAAGAGAATGCCTTCCAGGAACAGATGTGTTCTCATAGCTTATGGGATGGTAGTTTTTTCCTGTGGTTTGACCGACTGGGAGCATTAAAGATGCATAACTGAAATGGACTAGGTCTACCAAAACTGAGACTCAAAAAAAATGTCTTGGCTTTCTATGTTACTCAATGATGTATGCAATAATTTGGTCACAAATGCTGTGAagatatttctgtgcatttttgttattatggaaaaaaaagtactgtcTACATATGTCATAATGGAATTCTTTCTCTGCTTAAAAACCTTATTCTCCAAATACCAGCTAAAACATGGCCTCTAAAAATGCTGATTCTGGGTACCACTAGCATTTCCACTGCATCACAGTAATGGTTGGTAACAGCTGCCTTTAGGAGTAGGGCTTGGATGTTGACTTTATTTATTCAGCCAAGGAGATGCAAAGCATTTCCTGTGAGATGTGGAGCCCTGCCAACTCCATTAATTCCACATAGAATTAAGACCACTAGCAAGACTCAATCCTGAAAGCTTTTCCTCCCATGTGGCCCACAGAGTCTCTGCCTTCACTTTATTAGCAGGGTGAGAATACTAGTAAAAGGGAAGGAGCACAACTGTTCATTGCGTGTGATGGTGCAGCCAGTTATATCCATAGCTGGAGGGATGTGGTGGAATGTCTTGGGGCACTGAGACAGTGCCTGCCGTGGCCCACAGCAGCAGGCTGCTTATTACCCAAAGCCACAGCCTTTATAATACTTCCAAGCACATGAGGGTTTCATGTTCTTGTCTGTGTTTTACAGGCCTGTTCTGCTTGAACATCTCAGAGAAACAAGAGCAGATAAGAAAAGGCTTCGCAAAGCTCTGAGAGAGTTTGAGGAACAATTCTATAAACAGACGGGAAGGTAAATAACCAGCTCACCATAagccctctccttctcccctttgGGCTCCTACGCAGGCGTGCTTGTTTCTGCGAGGGAGGGTACTCCTAGGTGAGCAGGCCAAAGAAGCTGCAGCTAGGGACTGGTAGCTACCATGGAGGTGTCTGGTGCCTGTGGAGATGTCCCTCTCCCTGCTTAGTTCCTCAGGGATGGGTCTGGATCTGGGGATCTTCCAGGACATGCCTGCAATGGGATAAACCCTGCCTCAGCACAGGGACTTTCCTGAGCTTGAAGGGAGGCTCCTAAAGAGTCTTTCTGAGGATGTTGACCTGCAGGGATTACACCTGGCAGTTAGGCcatttttaaagggatttaaaACCAGAAGCTACCACTTCTTTCACCCATAGATAAATACTGCCAAGTTTTCACGCTTTGTTTATCCTCCTCCCTTCATTTAGCAGATTAGCAGATTTGTTTGCTGAAAACCATGGGGGATATGGGCATGCAGTATTCTGGTAACAGTTTTCAAAGCACTATGTAGTAACTTCTCTGCACATTTGAGAATGAAGTAGTTATGCCTGCATAgctgacaagaaagaaaattgcttGGTATATGAAAATTCAGTCATTTAAATACTCTTATCTCATTTCTGTCCATTAGAGCTTTTTGGTCCTGTCAAATTATCTTTAGTCACctacagttaggaaaaaaaaaaattaatccaaaccAACCTTCATTGGTTGttgcagaattaattttaaagactGCTTTTCCTCTTACTTATAAAAGTGATGGcgcttttatttgcttttcataggAGTCCTCAAAAAGAAGATCGGGTGCCAATGGCTGAGGAATACTCTGAATACAAGCACACCAAAGCCAAAATCAGGCTCTTGGAGATTCTCATCAGTAAGCATGACATTTCCAAAACCATCTGAAGTGAATGGAATGCCATGATATTGTTCTctagcaaaaaacaaaaaaacaagcaaacaaacaagtaaTGATAAAGAGGAAGTAGTTTTACAGATCTTGGTCTGCTGCACAATTATTTGACACACTGAGATTTTTGATGCACTTTACCAATTATACTAGCTGGGATGAGAGAGGACAGCAATATGAAAGCATATTAAGCATGGGTGAGTGGActacagtatatatttttttccttttgaaaaagcCTTGAAGTAAGTGCACTGTGAGAATATTGAGAATTAAAAGGACACTGAAGTATTGTAGATGCTCAGTTTGACCTGCTCTTAGTTTTAAAAAGTCTGAGGAAATTCTCTCCAGGTTTTCAGTACATCTTTGTACATGATACAACGTACCagacatttctttccagaattaaCATGCACTACAATTAACTATTAATGTCAGTTCTCAATGTGCTGATTCACtagattaaaaaaccccatgaacTTAAAACAAACGGAGGAAAAACTCATGGACATACTCTATCTTTCAAGACAGAGTTGCCATTCAATTCCAGTAGCTTCAAAGAAAGGTGCATACAAAGAACCAGTGCCAGGATTTGATCTAAAATTCTGAGAGTAGAGCAAAGTGATGCTGCCTatgcaaaaaaaagaaggacAGAACATGACTGCCAAATGGAACTACTGttttttttagaagagaaaatgtttGGCAAAGTGAAATGGATAGTTTACtgggaaaagataaaataaatacacTGGCTGCTGTCCTTTTCACTATGGTTCACAGGACCTGGCACACGGTACTTAAAAATTCAGTAAATAGATCGATTACAtgctaattttaatttctgtattcaACTTTGCACTTTATTTTGCCTGATGCTATAACATTTGCTTTTCTAACTACCAAAGCTCGTTTAGACGCATGCACTTTGTAAAATGTCGAAGTATTTCTTGTGTTATAAATTtccacatatatatattaaaacaagACTAGATTATTGCATTATGCTAAGATATTTTGGATAGATAAAGTACCTGGTATATAATTGAGTGTCACAGTTATCTGATGAGGAACGCTAGACTAATTGTTTACTAAAAATAAGattataaaaagttatttttccattgGAATTATGCATCTTTCTTAACTTTCAGAGCACCACACTTTGTAATattaaggagattttttttcactatttgtgATAGACCATTTGTGTGAGAAGTGGACTGTTAACAGAAGGATTATCAGTGGGTTTTGTATTAGAAATGAAAAGCAGGGACTCTGGGAAATACCTAGCCAAGACATAAaggaaggaagaattaaaaaaaaagggacttGACTAAGTTGAATCACGTTTAGTGTTTTACTTTAACTGTCATTTTGTATTGACCACGTAGTATAAGCAACCTGTTTTCTATCTTGGTAAgaagattttcattttataaagccTATTATGTACCTGCCATGTTTGTATTTATATTGTATGTAATGGCTTGGCATGATTTTGAAGACGTACACATTTTCAAGTAGTTTGGAGGAAAAAGTATGAAcactgaaaaaggaatttttttatttctcagaggtTTGTTGTTTCAGTGTACTGACTTAATAATTTATAACTTAACTTTTATGAATCAGAAATGGTCTCCTTCgtaaatctgttttaattaaagtCATCTAGAGCAACAGGAACAGATACAGAGCTATTTGAAGTTTACAAACTACATCTTTGATAAGGGAAAATGATTTCATGACATATGTATACAATTGATATTAAAATGTAATCTATATATTCTATATGATTGTATAATATTTTATACAacagtacaaataaaatatttttctattatatttATTATGTCAAGACacagtttctgttttcagttagctaatataaataacataaataacaCTGTCAAACAACACGTTGGAAGTGCTGACATTTCTAGGCTCTGAAATTTAAATCATGCTGCAATTACAACCTTTCATGCTGTTTGGAGTTATCCCAGTATTTGTTCAGTAGTTAAAATGAATGCATATTTAAACACCATTTATAAGccgttatttttattttgctaaagcaGTTTATATAGGGATTTTGTTATGTTtggcaagaaacagaaaacaatttttgcaGCATCTAGGTATAAATGGTTGCCAGAAAGAAATCCAGGACTTCTAATCATTTAAAGCATCGAGGGGAcagaagggaaagagggagagaagaaatacTAAAAACGCTATTGGAGATTTTGAAGACTCGTGTTTGCTTTTGGTGACAGCGGCATGTGCATGCTTCTGACAAAAACGTCTGACTATGGAAATGGGCAACAGAGGTTTGAAGGCTCCTAAGTAACGAGGGAAGTTTTAACGTCCAACACTGATATTGCAGGTCTTGCAGCTGGGATCTTTCTTTGCATTTGCAGTAGACAAGCTCATTAGTTGGTGACCAGTAATTTCCGCAACTGTGCCGAGGGAGAGATCCACAGGATCAGTGTAAATTACTTCCAAAATAACATCCTGGGCGTGATGGTAAACCATGACACCGTCTTCTTCATCGCAGGTCAGAAATTTATTATCTTTTATATTTAGCTGAGGAAGGCGCTGCTTACAGAATTCGTCTCCCGGTGATCCAACAGGGGCGATAACGAGAATGACGTAGTGGTAGGCTGTGTACATGCAGTAGAAGTCTCCAAAGTACAAGTTAGTGTTTGGGTTGAAGAGTTTTTCAGCTGCAATCTCAAACCTGTATCTTCCATACGGTGAATCTTGGGGTGGCTTCCCAGTGTTAAACTCAGTGTTGCAGCTAAAGAAGATGCCTTCCAGCTTCCCACTGATCGGAGAGCCATGGCTGCCACTGTTATCCTTAACAGAGGGCTGCATAGCATTCCCATGATGCTCTCTACAAATGAATGACTGGTATTGTTTATTTTGTAACACGttaaagaaaaagtggaaagtTAGGATGTCATGCTGTTTGGTAACAGTACTGAAGGGACACAAAGGAAAACTGTTAAACTGAAAACTGTGGTCAGCATCACGATTGCAAGACCAAGAAAACCATTGATGCCAGACTCAGAAAGAGCTAGAATAACTCCTGCTCAAGGGGAAAATCTGCTTTTCCAGTCTGGCTTCTCTGTCAGCTGCGAGCTGTGTGGGTATTATATGCAGGCAAAGAATagcacaaacaaaaaagcccccaaaccacCAATATCTTTAATTAGCTGATTTGTTCAGCCTTCCACTACCATTCTAACAATAAACACATTTTAGTTTAATCACACGTTGAAAATTGCAAGTCAGTCTCAATATGCTGAATATACTGTTTGTTAATGCCTATTGTTAGCATAGGCAGGATATATTTCATGTAGAAAACTGCCAGTGAAAGTTATTTCTGAATGATATTTTTCAGAGAGCCTAGAGGAAGGAATGTACTGTCTGCCATAGTTCTTTTCCCCCCAAATGATAATTTCAGGTCTAATTTGTCTACTGCTGACTTCAATCAGAGCTGAGCTGGGCAACTCAGTTAGTTTCCACTTTGGTTGGTATCCAGCTTCTGCAGTCACTAGtcctagggggaaaaaaatgtacgagactaacttttttattttcttgcaagcTGAGCTCAATTTGGTTCCAGTGAAAAGAAACATTCAATGTAACAAGTGAATTTTTAAAACCCTAA is part of the Strix uralensis isolate ZFMK-TIS-50842 chromosome 7, bStrUra1, whole genome shotgun sequence genome and encodes:
- the PHYHIPL gene encoding phytanoyl-CoA hydroxylase-interacting protein-like isoform X2, coding for MEELPVPHNIKISNITCDSFKISWDMDSKSKDRITHYFIDLNKKENKNSNKFKHKDVPTKLVAKAVPLPMTVRGHWFLSPRTEYTVAVQTASKQVDGDYVVSEWSEIIEFCTADYSKVHLTQLLEKAEVIAGRMLKLSVFYRNQHKEYFDYSREHHGNAMQPSVKDNSGSHGSPISGKLEGIFFSCNTEFNTGKPPQDSPYGRYRFEIAAEKLFNPNTNLYFGDFYCMYTAYHYVILVIAPVGSPGDEFCKQRLPQLNIKDNKFLTCDEEDGVMVYHHAQDVILEVIYTDPVDLSLGTVAEITGHQLMSLSTANAKKDPSCKTCNISVGR